The following proteins come from a genomic window of Girardinichthys multiradiatus isolate DD_20200921_A chromosome 8, DD_fGirMul_XY1, whole genome shotgun sequence:
- the LOC124872708 gene encoding U4/U6 small nuclear ribonucleoprotein Prp4-like isoform X1, whose product MSDEEDMAPAMKKSRVFYGSLEEKERERLTLEAASSAVTRNDAVKAGIKAGNINISSGETMEMEERVSERQQEALAEFERRRRARQITVSTDDAEVKAGLRALGEPITLFGEGPADRRERLRSVLSVVGPDALKKSRKDEDRAKRSHDECQQTWYHEGPASLKEARFWLARYSLPRAMRRLETARAQKEVPEATKTIRQQELHKSLRNLNNFCSQIGDDRPISFCNFSPDSKMLATASWSGLCKLWSVPDCTLIRTLRGHNTNVGAIVFRPQAGVSLDQSDVSLASCAADGTVKLWNLESDEPVADIEGHSDRVSRVSWHPSGRFLGTTCYDHSWRLWDLVVQEEILHQEGHSKGVHDISFHPDGSLAATGGLDAFGRVWDLRTGRCVVFLEGHLKEIYSVHFSPNGSAHHTPANHTAISRDPANPRSDLNLTMAKCPCQKRVIQRYLKTLMVQLKLDILWIYWLVSASLRIV is encoded by the exons ATGTCAGACGAGGAGGATATGGCTCCAGCCATGAAGAAGAGTCGTGTTTTCTATGGCAGCCTGGAGGAGAAGGAGCGAGAGCGCCTGACCCTGGAGGCAGCGAGCAGTGCAGTTACAAGAAATGATGCGGTGAAGGCGGGCATTAAAGCAGGAAACATCAACATCTCATCAG GAGAGACCATGGAGATGGAGGAGAGGGTCAGCGAGCGGCAGCAGGAAGCGCTTGCTGAGTTTGAGCGGCGCCGGCGAGCCAGGCAGATCACCGTTTCAACCGATGATGCTGAAGTTAAAGCGGGTCTCCGAGCGTTGGGAGAGCCAATCACGTTGTTCGGAGAGGGCCCAGCTGACCGGCGTGAGAG GCTGCGCAGCGTTTTGTCCGTGGTCGGTCCAGACGCTCTGAAGAAGTCCAGGAAAGATGAGGATAGAGCCAAGAGGTCCCATGACGAG TGCCAGCAGACGTGGTACCATGAAGGCCCCGCCTCCCTGAAAGAAGCTCGTTTCTGGCTGGCCAGATACTCTCTGCCACG GGCGATGAGGCGTCTGGAAACTGCACGTGCTCAGAAGGAGGTTCCTGAGGCGACAAAGACGATCCGCCAACAGGAGCTGCACAAATCCCTGAGG AATCTGAACAACTTCTGCAGTCAGATTGGAGATGATCGACCAATCAGCTTCTGCAACTTCAGTCCGGACTCCAAAATGTTGGCCACAGCGTCTTG GAGCGGTCTGTGTAAGCTGTGGTCCGTCCCTGACTGCACCCTGATTCGGACCCTGAGAG GACACAACACCAATGTAGGAGCCATCGTCTTCCGCCCGCAGGCCGGAGTCTCTCTTGACCAATCAGACGTCAGCCTGGcctcctgtgctgctgatgGGACGGTGAAGCTGTGGAATCTGGAGAG TGATGAGCCGGTGGCGGACATTGAGGGTCACAGTGATCGGGTCTCTCGGGTTTCCTGGCATCCCTCTGGAAGATTCCTAGGAACCACCTG TTATGACCACTCGTGGCGTTTGTGGGACCTGGTGGTTCAGGAGGAGATCCTCCATCAGGAAGGTCACAGTAAAGGAGTTCATGACATCAGCTTCCATCCTGATGGCTCTCTGGCTGCTACAGG AGGGCTGGATGCGTTCGGCAGGGTTTGGGACCTAAGGACGGGACGCTGCGTGGTTTTCCTTGAGGGACACTTGAAGGAGATATACAGTGTTCACTTCAGTCCCAACGGGTCAGCGCATCACACACCAGCCAATCATACTGCAATTAGCAGAGATCCAGCCAATCCGAGGAGTGATCTTAATTTAACTATGGCAAAGTGTCCCTGCCAAAAAAGAGTCAttcaaagatatttaaaaacgTTGATGGTCCAGTTGAAACTGGACATTTTGTGGATTTACTGGTTGGTTTCTGCTTCGCTGAGAATTGTGTAG
- the LOC124872708 gene encoding U4/U6 small nuclear ribonucleoprotein Prp4-like isoform X2, which translates to MSDEEDMAPAMKKSRVFYGSLEEKERERLTLEAASSAVTRNDAVKAGIKAGNINISSGETMEMEERVSERQQEALAEFERRRRARQITVSTDDAEVKAGLRALGEPITLFGEGPADRRERLRSVLSVVGPDALKKSRKDEDRAKRSHDECQQTWYHEGPASLKEARFWLARYSLPRAMRRLETARAQKEVPEATKTIRQQELHKSLRNLNNFCSQIGDDRPISFCNFSPDSKMLATASWSGLCKLWSVPDCTLIRTLRGHNTNVGAIVFRPQAGVSLDQSDVSLASCAADGTVKLWNLESDEPVADIEGHSDRVSRVSWHPSGRFLGTTCYDHSWRLWDLVVQEEILHQEGHSKGVHDISFHPDGSLAATGGLDAFGRVWDLRTGRCVVFLEGHLKEIYSVHFSPNGHHLATGSGDNTCKVWDLRNRKCLYTVPAHQNLLSAVRFQRKETTTFLFCMTPLPVSLP; encoded by the exons ATGTCAGACGAGGAGGATATGGCTCCAGCCATGAAGAAGAGTCGTGTTTTCTATGGCAGCCTGGAGGAGAAGGAGCGAGAGCGCCTGACCCTGGAGGCAGCGAGCAGTGCAGTTACAAGAAATGATGCGGTGAAGGCGGGCATTAAAGCAGGAAACATCAACATCTCATCAG GAGAGACCATGGAGATGGAGGAGAGGGTCAGCGAGCGGCAGCAGGAAGCGCTTGCTGAGTTTGAGCGGCGCCGGCGAGCCAGGCAGATCACCGTTTCAACCGATGATGCTGAAGTTAAAGCGGGTCTCCGAGCGTTGGGAGAGCCAATCACGTTGTTCGGAGAGGGCCCAGCTGACCGGCGTGAGAG GCTGCGCAGCGTTTTGTCCGTGGTCGGTCCAGACGCTCTGAAGAAGTCCAGGAAAGATGAGGATAGAGCCAAGAGGTCCCATGACGAG TGCCAGCAGACGTGGTACCATGAAGGCCCCGCCTCCCTGAAAGAAGCTCGTTTCTGGCTGGCCAGATACTCTCTGCCACG GGCGATGAGGCGTCTGGAAACTGCACGTGCTCAGAAGGAGGTTCCTGAGGCGACAAAGACGATCCGCCAACAGGAGCTGCACAAATCCCTGAGG AATCTGAACAACTTCTGCAGTCAGATTGGAGATGATCGACCAATCAGCTTCTGCAACTTCAGTCCGGACTCCAAAATGTTGGCCACAGCGTCTTG GAGCGGTCTGTGTAAGCTGTGGTCCGTCCCTGACTGCACCCTGATTCGGACCCTGAGAG GACACAACACCAATGTAGGAGCCATCGTCTTCCGCCCGCAGGCCGGAGTCTCTCTTGACCAATCAGACGTCAGCCTGGcctcctgtgctgctgatgGGACGGTGAAGCTGTGGAATCTGGAGAG TGATGAGCCGGTGGCGGACATTGAGGGTCACAGTGATCGGGTCTCTCGGGTTTCCTGGCATCCCTCTGGAAGATTCCTAGGAACCACCTG TTATGACCACTCGTGGCGTTTGTGGGACCTGGTGGTTCAGGAGGAGATCCTCCATCAGGAAGGTCACAGTAAAGGAGTTCATGACATCAGCTTCCATCCTGATGGCTCTCTGGCTGCTACAGG AGGGCTGGATGCGTTCGGCAGGGTTTGGGACCTAAGGACGGGACGCTGCGTGGTTTTCCTTGAGGGACACTTGAAGGAGATATACAGTGTTCACTTCAGTCCCAACGG CCATCACCTGGCCACAGGAAGTGGAGATAACACCTGCAAGGTCTGGGATCTGCGCAACAGGAAGTGCCTGTACACTGTCCCCGCCCACCAGAACCTGCTGTCAGCCGTCCGTTTCCAACGTAAAGAAACTACTACCTTTCTCTTCTGCATGACCCCACTTCCTGTGTCTCTGCCCTGA
- the LOC124872349 gene encoding U4/U6 small nuclear ribonucleoprotein Prp4-like has protein sequence TATDGHFLLTGAYDNTAKVWTHPGWMPLKTLAGHEGKVMAVDMSPDGKLIATSSYDRTFKLWMSE, from the exons ACAGCAACTGACGGTCACTTCCTGCTGACCGGCGCCTACGACAACACGGCGAAGGTGTGGACTCACCCCGGGTGGATGCCGCTAAAGACGCTGGCTGGGCACGAGGGGAAG GTGATGGCCGTGGACATGTCGCCCGACGGGAAGCTGATCGCCACCAGCTCCTACGACCGAACCTTCAAACTCTGGATGTCTGAGTGA